The Humidesulfovibrio mexicanus DNA window GTGGGGTTCGCCCGCGAAGCCATGGAGCTGACCCTGGTCATCTGCCTGCCCATGATGGGCGTTGGGCTCGCCGTGGGCATCATCGTGAGCATTTTTCAGGCCGCCACGCAGATTCAGGACTCCACGCTCTCGCTGGTGCCCAAGCTTATCGCCATGTTTGTGGCGCTCATACTCGCCTTTCCCTGGATTATGGACAAGATGATCACCTACACCACAAACCTGTTCCTGAACTTGCCGACCTACATCCGCTGACGATCCGCGCCCGCCTTGCCAAAGTCACCCCCGCGCGCTAGACAGACCCTGCGCAACCCGCGCCAGGATTCCATGATGCAGTGCTCCACCCCCGCAGAACGCCTTTACGACAGCCTCCGCAATGCCCCCGGCCGCTGGATGCTGCTGCTTGTCGCTGTTCCGTTTCTTCTCCGCCTCTGGTTCGTCGGCACCGTCCAGCTGGGCCTTGTGCAGGATGAGGCCCAGTACTGGGACTGGACCCGCCAGTTGCAGCTGACCTATTATTCCAAGGGTCCGCTCATCGCCTGGATCATCAAGGCCTGCACCAGCGTTCTCGGCGACACCGAGCTCGGCGTGCGCATGGGCTCCCTTTTGGGCATGGCGGCCTTCCCCATGCTGGTGTGGTGGCTGGTGGGGCGGGTGTGGCGCCAGCCGGCCATGGCTGTGCTGGCCGTTTTCGTCATCACGGTTTCGCCGTTGTTCCAGGCCTTGGGCATCCTCATGACCACGGACAATCCCTTCGTGCTCTGCTGGATGCTGTCCATGCTGGCCCTGTATGCGGCGTCCTCCCCGGACGATGCGGGCAAGGACCGCGGGCTGTGGCCCTTTGCGCTTTTGGCTTTGGCCTATGGGGTGGGTATTCTCGCCAAATACACCATGCTCGGCCTGGCCGGGCTCGCCGTTGTCCATGGTTTGCTGCTCCAGCGCCGCAACGCCTTGCCGCCGCGCTACTGGCCCCGCCTTTTCCTGGCGCTGGCCTTGGGCGCGTGCCTCGGCTTTTTGCCCACCCTTATCTGGAACATGCAGAACGGCTTTGTCGGCTACAAGCATGTGCTCCACCTTATTGGCGTGTCCGGGCAGGGGGCAAAGACCTTGTTCCGGCTTTCCCGCGTGCCGGAATATGCGGGCGCGCAGTTCGGGTTTGCCCTGCCCTGGTGGTTCTGGCTCATGCTGGTCGCGGGGTGGCGCGCCGGGCGCATCGCCTGGCGAGGCGTCACCGCTTCCGGACAGGGCGGCCTCGATTTCCGGCAGTCGACCTTGCTGGCCGTGTTTTTCTGGCCCATGACGCTGTTTTTTCTGGCCTGGAGCTTCCACACCAAGGTTCTTGCCAACTGGAATACGGTGAGCTTCGTCGCGGGTGCGCTTTTGTGCGCAGCGGAGCTTGACCGGCTGCTGCGCAGCGGCCTTTCCGCGCGCGGCTGGTTCTGGCTCAAGGCAGGTGCTTACGCCAGCGTCGGCTTGATGCTGTTTCTCCACCTGCATCAGCTTTTGCCCATTCCTCCGGGTTTGAACCCGGCCCATCGGCTCAAGGGCTGGGAGGATCTGGGCCGACACATGCGCTCCGTGGCCGACACCCGCTTCGCGGATCCGCAGCGTGTGTTTTTCATGAGCGATGTGTATGACATCACGGCGGAGCTGGCCTTTTATGTGCCCGGACAGCCGCGCGCGTACTGCCTGTGGTGGGACGGGCGGCGCATGAACCAGTACGATCTTTGGGGCGGGCCCAAGGACAAGGAAGGGTGGGACGCCATCCTCGTGCTGCGTGGCGATTCTCCCGGCGTTCCGCCCGTGGCCACGGAAATGTTCGCCGCAGTGGCCGGGCCGTATCGATATGTTGCGTCCTATCGCGGCCAACCCGTGCGGCCGTTCTATTATTACCTCTGCATGGGCTACAAAGGCTTCTGGCCTCGCCGGGACACGGGAGCCTATTAGCCCGCTTTTCTGCCCGTAAACGCCATCCTGGCGAGCTGATTTTTCGACACCGATGTGCATGGATGACATCCGTTGACATTCTTTGACAACGGGTGCATACACATGTACATCAGTGTCCCATGATAGACACTGAAGGTCCCGCGCCGGATGGGGGAGGGTGTCTCCCCAGGCTGCTCACCATACGGGAAGTCGCCGACATCCTTCGCGTCCACAACCGGACTGCCTACAGGCTGGTCAAGGACGGCAGCATAGCCGCAATCCGGGTGGGAACGCAGTGGCGGGTGCCGGAATCGGCCCTGCATGAGTATGTGGCCAGCGGCTGGCGGCACTGGCGGCCGGAACCTGCCCGCAACAAGCCAAGGCAGTGCAAGTTGCCCCTTTGATGTCCACGACCCAGGAGAACGCATGAACCGCACGCCCCAGAACATGTCTCAGCACAACGTTCCTCGCGCCGTCAGCCTGCCCAACGATTTTGGCGCTCCTGTCGGCATTACCGGGATCCTTGTGGCCGAGGACATCCATTTCAGCACAGGAACCGGGCTGTTGACGGTGGAGAAGCTGTACCGCAGCGAGGAAGGCTCGGTCGCCTATGGCGTCATAGCCGCCTCCGGCGAGAGCCGCGAGCGTCGAGCCTATCTGCTGGATGAGCGCGACGGGCATGTCCACGCCGATTGCTGTGGGCGCGCCCTGGAGCTTCCCCTGGACGACATGTACGAGCTGTTGGCCATGGCCCTGCAGGCCGAGGATGCCGCCAGCACCCTGGACGAGCACATGCTGCTGCGTCCCGCGGTGAACGAAGACTAGTCTTTCAGCCCACCTCCAAGAAAACGAAGACGCCCGGCAAAACCGGGCGTCTTTTTTTGCGTGCGCGGCAGGCCTGCGGCAAACGGCTTGTCAGCCCTGCTGTGGCATCTCTTCCTGGCCGGTGGATTCGAGCACGGCGCGCCAGTAGTCGGACGCGGTGTTGAGCTTCTTGCGCTTCATGGTCACCAGTTCCAGGGGCACATGCACGAAGCGCGATTGCAGGCGGCTTACCACCATTCCGGTTCTGCCGGACATGGCCGCGTGCACGGCGTTTTGCCCCAGGAATCCGCAGTACACGCGATCATTGGCGTTGGCGGGCACAGAGCGGATGATGTAGCTCGGGTCGATGAATTTGATGGTGGCTTCCATGGCGCGAGCCTTGAAATGCTCCTTGATGCGCGCGATGAGCAGGGAGCTGATGTCGCAGAGCACCGGGTTGCCCGAGGCGTCTGTGCGGCCGCTGGCTTCGCAGAGGTGCTGGCCTGCGCCTTCGGCCACCACGATGACCGCGTGGTGGCGCGTCGAGAGCCGGTGTTCCAACTGGTCCAGCAGCCCGCCAGGCCCATCCAGGGCAAAGGGGCTTTCCGGAACAAGGACGAAGTTCACTTCCTTGAGGGCGAGCGTGGCCTGGGCTGCGATGAAGCCGGATTCGCGCCCCATGAGCTTGACCACGCCGATGCCGTTGAAGGCGCCGACCGCCTCCACATGGGCGCAGGCGATGGCCTCTGTGGCCTTTTCCACCGCCGTGTCAAAGCCGAAGCTGCGTCCCACGAAGTTGATGTCGTTGTCGATGGTCTTGGGGATGCCGATGACGCTGATGCGCGATTTCCTGGCCTGGATTTCCCGGACGATGTTGGCGGCGGCCTTCATGGTGCCGTCTCCGCCGATCATGAACAGCACGTTGACGTTCATGCGCTCCAGGGCGTCCACGATCTCGTCCGGGGCCTGCGGACCGCGTGAGGAGCCCAGCTCGGTTCCTCCGAACACATGGAAGTTGCTTACGTTCTTAGGCGTAAGCTCAATGATGTCGTGGCCGTACTTCGGGATGAAGCCTTGCAGTCCATAGCGGATGCCGATGACCGAGGCCACGTTGTAGTTGTGGTGCGCGTCCATGACGATGGCGCGGATGACGTCGTTGATGCCGGGGCACAAGCCGCCGCAGGTGACGATGGCGCACTTGACCTTGGAGGAGTCGAAGTACATGGCGCCGCGCGGTCCGGCCTTTTCGAACTTGAAGGGCACGCCCGGCCCGGCGGAAACGTCGGCCTCCTCCTCGGTCAGCCGCAGTTCCAGGGTCTCGTCCTGGCCCACGTAGCGGCCATAGCGCAGGGGAGAGGGGATCTTGGCCGCGCCAAGGGTCTGGATGCTTGTCTCCAACCCTGGAGTTTTTGCGGATGGGGCCTTGGCCATAGGGCGACCTCCATTTCGTTGCAGTTTGTCGAAGTTGCGGCCCCTGGTCCGATGGGGCGCACTCCCATGCAGCTACCCTAAAGAACGCGCTCCGTAAACCGCCCTGGCAGCGAAAGCGGTCTCGTCCATTCCGGGCAGCGTCGCCATCGGCTGTGCCGGGCGCGATTGCACGGCCTGTCGCAGCCCGTCCACGGTGGGCGTGGCCGCGCCCACCTGGCCCACCACGATGCCCGCGGCATGGTTGGCCAGCACGGCCGCGTCCACAAGGGGGGCTCCGGCCGCGAGGGCGAGGGCCAACGTGGCGATCACCGTGTCCCCCGCGCCGGTAACATCGAAGACCGTGCGGGCGAAGGTGGGAATGTGTCGCGCCGAATTCCGGGACTCGAACAGGGCCATGCCCTGGGGGCCAAGGGTGATGAGCAGGTGCTGGCAATCCAGCCGCCGGAACAGGGCCTGACCCACCGTGGCCGGGCCAAGTGGCCAGGAGCAGGGCATGGCCGCTCCCTCGCCCGCTTCCTTGGCGTTGGGGGTCAGAATGTCTACGCCCTGGTAGAGGTCGTAGTTCTGCGGCTTGGGATCCACAAGGATCCGCGGACGCCTGCCATGAGCGCCCTTGAGCGAGCGCAGCGCGTCCATGAGCGGAGCGGTGACAACCCCTTTGCCATAGTCGGAAACGATAATGATGTCGATGTCTTGACTGTGCTCACGCAGGATCTCCAGCAGCTCTCCAACCACGCTCTCCGTGAGCGGATCGGCGTCTTCCCTGTCCACCCTGACGATCTGCTGATTGTTGGCGATGATCCGCGTCTTTCGTGTTGTGCGGCGGCGATCCGCGTGGACAAGCCGGGTTTCGACGGCGCTTTCGCGCAGCAGGGCGTTCAGGCTTTCCCCATCCCGATCGGTGCCGATCACGCCCGCGAGCAGGGCCTGACCACCCATGGCGTTGATGTTGAGCGCCACGTTTCCGGCGCCGCCCAGCACATATTCTTCGCGGATCACCTCAACCACGGGCACCGGGGCCTCTGGCGATATGCGCGACACCTGCCCGAAGGTGTAGTGATCGAGCATCAAATCGCCGATTATCATCACGCGTTTGCCCTGCATCTGGTCCAGCAGTGCATTCATGTCGGTCATGATCATATGCCTTTTACGCAACGGTTATGATGGTGGACGTTCATCCATATTTCCTGGCGCGACAAGCTGTTCTGCCTGATGATGATCTGGTGATTGCCGCGATCACCCTTAAGGCAGGCCAAGGAGCGTGGTGATGCGCTTCAGGTCGGCCTGGGTCTGGTAGTGCAGGGAGAGCACGCCCCGGTCCGGGCCTCCGGA harbors:
- the fliQ gene encoding flagellar biosynthesis protein FliQ is translated as MTPEFVVGFAREAMELTLVICLPMMGVGLAVGIIVSIFQAATQIQDSTLSLVPKLIAMFVALILAFPWIMDKMITYTTNLFLNLPTYIR
- a CDS encoding ArnT family glycosyltransferase, whose product is MPKSPPRARQTLRNPRQDSMMQCSTPAERLYDSLRNAPGRWMLLLVAVPFLLRLWFVGTVQLGLVQDEAQYWDWTRQLQLTYYSKGPLIAWIIKACTSVLGDTELGVRMGSLLGMAAFPMLVWWLVGRVWRQPAMAVLAVFVITVSPLFQALGILMTTDNPFVLCWMLSMLALYAASSPDDAGKDRGLWPFALLALAYGVGILAKYTMLGLAGLAVVHGLLLQRRNALPPRYWPRLFLALALGACLGFLPTLIWNMQNGFVGYKHVLHLIGVSGQGAKTLFRLSRVPEYAGAQFGFALPWWFWLMLVAGWRAGRIAWRGVTASGQGGLDFRQSTLLAVFFWPMTLFFLAWSFHTKVLANWNTVSFVAGALLCAAELDRLLRSGLSARGWFWLKAGAYASVGLMLFLHLHQLLPIPPGLNPAHRLKGWEDLGRHMRSVADTRFADPQRVFFMSDVYDITAELAFYVPGQPRAYCLWWDGRRMNQYDLWGGPKDKEGWDAILVLRGDSPGVPPVATEMFAAVAGPYRYVASYRGQPVRPFYYYLCMGYKGFWPRRDTGAY
- a CDS encoding helix-turn-helix domain-containing protein, which gives rise to MIDTEGPAPDGGGCLPRLLTIREVADILRVHNRTAYRLVKDGSIAAIRVGTQWRVPESALHEYVASGWRHWRPEPARNKPRQCKLPL
- a CDS encoding ATP-dependent 6-phosphofructokinase gives rise to the protein MAKAPSAKTPGLETSIQTLGAAKIPSPLRYGRYVGQDETLELRLTEEEADVSAGPGVPFKFEKAGPRGAMYFDSSKVKCAIVTCGGLCPGINDVIRAIVMDAHHNYNVASVIGIRYGLQGFIPKYGHDIIELTPKNVSNFHVFGGTELGSSRGPQAPDEIVDALERMNVNVLFMIGGDGTMKAAANIVREIQARKSRISVIGIPKTIDNDINFVGRSFGFDTAVEKATEAIACAHVEAVGAFNGIGVVKLMGRESGFIAAQATLALKEVNFVLVPESPFALDGPGGLLDQLEHRLSTRHHAVIVVAEGAGQHLCEASGRTDASGNPVLCDISSLLIARIKEHFKARAMEATIKFIDPSYIIRSVPANANDRVYCGFLGQNAVHAAMSGRTGMVVSRLQSRFVHVPLELVTMKRKKLNTASDYWRAVLESTGQEEMPQQG
- the rfaE1 gene encoding D-glycero-beta-D-manno-heptose-7-phosphate kinase, whose translation is MTDMNALLDQMQGKRVMIIGDLMLDHYTFGQVSRISPEAPVPVVEVIREEYVLGGAGNVALNINAMGGQALLAGVIGTDRDGESLNALLRESAVETRLVHADRRRTTRKTRIIANNQQIVRVDREDADPLTESVVGELLEILREHSQDIDIIIVSDYGKGVVTAPLMDALRSLKGAHGRRPRILVDPKPQNYDLYQGVDILTPNAKEAGEGAAMPCSWPLGPATVGQALFRRLDCQHLLITLGPQGMALFESRNSARHIPTFARTVFDVTGAGDTVIATLALALAAGAPLVDAAVLANHAAGIVVGQVGAATPTVDGLRQAVQSRPAQPMATLPGMDETAFAARAVYGARSLG